A segment of the Anopheles cruzii chromosome 2, idAnoCruzAS_RS32_06, whole genome shotgun sequence genome:
TTTATACTCGTCActttgtatttacgcgggctaggtgtattcgattttcgattttttctgtggcgttatgttgctactcatcttcggccattttgagtgattagtcaatttttgacagctgttttgcttggacgtgttttggctcaacGGCTACTTTTGtgtctactccaaaagtaattgaccacgaaacggtaatttgagttttggaaacaagaaaaagtcacgcGGGGCCAGACCTGGGGAATGGCTGTAGCTATGACATCATTTGTGGGCCAAAAATACGGGTAGAAAAAACGATGTGTAACCAGGgacgcaaaagccaatttttctcttcccacaaatccgggcgtttgtggtggattgcttcgcgcaaattgcgcataacttgcaggtaatattccttattgaccgttctattctttggcaacaactcatgaaGCACCAAAAcactgcaatcgaagaaaactgtaagcaaaactgttcacattcgatcAAACATGTCTCTACGTGAGTTCACAgcttctcggccctctgagatcattttgaaccaccgataaacgctgctttgggtaATAATACCTTCACCGTAAGCCAGAGTCAACATTTGGTTTTACATCGCgctttcaatttcaatttttacacacaatttgataaagattccATTTTACGTAGCAACGATGAaccaaaacacgcccaagctAAACATCTGTCAAAAActgactgattactcaaaagGGCCGAACTTGTCAACATATCGAACATATGTACGTAGTTCgcgtaaaaacaaaattatcagaactttttgaacccACAACATATATTAAGGATATTAAGGATCTGTGACAACAATTGCATGTTAATGAATTATAAACTACTGATGACGGTTCTGAGCCAATACTTGGGAAAACAAGATTAGTGTAAGACTCACCACCTCAATCGAATGTACTAAAAAAGATGTATAAACGTGCGTAATAACAGAACGGGTTACTGTCCGTAATATCGCATCATAACGTCGCAAAAATCGTAATGACCGCTACCCGGTACCGTTTTGCTCTtcacagccacagccaacatTTTGGAAGATTGTATTGTTGCCAGTGTTGCTCACAACCACTCAAACCCGAATTCGTAATAAGTGCCATATAACATTAAAAACCATTTTAAATCAAAAGGCTAGAAAGCGTTAAACGTATTCGTGCGCCGTTCGCGTATGTATACACCGCCGGCAACCGACAGGTGATAAATGGTCCAACGGATACTGCGCGCGTCTGCATGGTGACAATAATTATACCAGTTTATATAGGAGAGGCCGCGTGTTTGTAACACTACACTctcccggaccgaccgacccggagTACCGAGCACGCCGAGGCGCGTGTACGTTTGCCAAATGAGCGACCTGTCCAGTGCCATAGTCGTCTTCCGAAGTTGTTTAGTAGCGGTGGCGAGGATCGTTACAGAATGGCTGTGCCCTTGTGCCGTCGCTACCGATTTCACACGCCCGTCGCGCACTAGACCGTTCCGGCTGGTGTGAGAAGCACTGAACTCAGTTAACGTTAGCACCTGTTACGCGAGTGTGGGAGTTCCAGCAGCTGCCTCTGGAACGTAGACGTAGCCGGTTTCCTAGCTGCCCGCAACGCACCTCGCCAGAGGGGCGCACCAGACCAGCGTCGCCATAGAACCCAAACGCAAAAGCCGTCGAACCCACCACGCACCGTCTGCGTACGACGAGACGTGGGCCCAACGAAGGCTGGTCAGCATGGCCAAGGTTTCAGCCAGCTCCCACCAGGATCCCACGATAATCGATATGATGGAGATCAGTAAAAAACGTCCGCCAAAGCTGAAGTCAGCCGATCGTACCGTTTCGATGCGGATCGACAACTACTCGCCCCGGAGCGCCCCAGCAGCCGGTGTCGGCGATCCTTGCGAAGGTGGTGCCAGTTTTGCCGGAGGCAGCAGTCCCATACTGTTGGACAGCAGCCTGATCGTGCACCACAGTCCCGTCGAGCGCGTGTCCCCGGTGGCAATGAAGAAACATTTGCCGGACCCGAAAGTGTTCATCCGCAATGAGGCCTCACCGACGTCGCTGAAAGTCGACGATCCCTGGAGCATAGCCCGCAAACAGTTCCGTCGATCCGACACGCTGCACGTGTACTCGCCCTCCATGCACCAGCTCCGCAAGGCCACGTCGTTCCACTCGCGCTCCAATAGTGGCGGCAATCCGGACGAGATCGTGGCCGCGCCCATCATCCGGCACAGCAGCgtgcggcacacacacatctacCCGAGCGAGTACCTGGTGAAGCAGGACAGTGCCGGAGCCGGCAGTGCCGCTGGCGATGCGGACGAGAAAGCGCTCAGTCCTGTGGCGGCTGGCGGGTCCAGCTATCACCACTCGCCGAACGTGGGCTCGAACCGGCGTAACTGTCACATGCACCGGTCGTTTAACttcgatcagcagcagaaacGAAACGCTGCCTTCCTGCGGCGAGACTCGGTAAAGTTCCACTCGCTGGGCGACGACATCCCGTCGGAGGTGATCGAGCGGAGCCCGAGGGAAGGCAAGAAGTTTAGCTCGGCCAATGCGTCGCTAGAGAACGAGATCTACCGGTCGCGCAGCAACAGCCGGACGGACAAGAAGGGCGAATCGTTTTCGGACTTTGTCAGTCGCCAGAACAGCAAAAAGTACAACCAGAAGAACAGTACGATCAGCCTGGACCGGGCGCTGCCGTAcgtggccggcagcggcggcgacagctTCCGGCGGTCGCTCATGCAGCACTCGAACGTGCATCTGCTCAGTCCGAACCAAACGTTCGTCGATGACTTTAAACCGCAAAAGTCACCGATCTTTGACCAGAAAAAGTCCTACTCGTTGCGCTACAAGAACGGCCGCCAGGACGCGCGGGACAATTTTAAGGCGAAAAAGTCCAAAAGTTTTATCGTAGACCTAGAGCCGCCCCACCCGGCGATCATCAGTGCCACCAGTAGCCCGTACCGGAAGAACAGTATGGCGTTCACCGCGGACGAGGCGGACAAGATTTACAAGGCGTCGCAGAAGCTGTCCTCCAACCTGATGCTGGACGGTGCCGGCCGAGTAGACATTTCGCCGATACCGATGGACATTATGGACATCAACTACGGTGTCATCATGAAGACGTACCAAATGAACCGCCAGAAACTGTTGAACGCCCCGCCCAAGGGGCGCCGAAAATTTGCCGATTCGCGCAAGAAGCTCGAGGGCGGCAGCTTCGACGATGACACCGAATCgtcccggaagcggaagcgcaTCGTTTGCTTCGTGATGGGCGTCTTCCTGGCCTTGGCGCTGCTGAGCGTGCTGGCGGTGCTCGTGACGCTGACGCACACCAGCTCGGGCAGCAGCTCGGCCACGCAGTCCAAAACCCAGTATACGTTCGCCCGCGACACACCCATACACGCCATCCCCACGTACATGGTTTCGAAGGACTCACCAAAGCACTACAACGGAGGCAATTGATGCAGTAACGTTAGTCGCATCAGCTTCCCTCACAGCGGCACGCCGATGCAACGCTGGCAGACACGAGGCagtgccgatggtggtggcggcggcggcggcggtgcgggTGAAATGATCCTATGTCTGCTCACGACGCAGTACAGTTAGTGACGTCTGGGGCGTCGTCAggcgccatcgccaccatAGTCGCATCTACTGATCTCGCATTGGCCACCAGTTGGGGGAACACGATCGAAGTGTCGACCAATACCCCAGTCGCTAGCACGCGACTTTCCCCAGCTACGGCAGCGGCCCGAAAGGCGGCATCAACTAGGACAACTGCTACAGAACGTCCGCGTGATCGTAGCTCCACAATATCCAACGAAGTGCCAAGGACGACCCTAACGAGGGCGGccatattaaaaaaaaaaatcaacacaaaacaatcgcaGCAAACTGGAGGCTTACGGCAGCAGCCAATGCCAAATTTTTTCGTAAATCGGGCCACGTTTCTcgaaaaaaccgaaatgggATTGAACTACTCGGCGTCGGCAGAATTGGCAGAATactaaaaaaaacgaagaacgTTATCGGTCATGCAGGGCATAAGTTTATAGCGACAGCATATTACGCGGATAGAGAGAGGGTATAGCAGTGATGACATTTTGAACATAGGTCACCCAGCGACGGCGTTCCTCCGGACCCACTAATCTTAAAGCATGTTAAACACGATGTTTTCGTGAGTTAGTAGTAGTgttaaaacaataataaacacTCAAGTTGAACATAACAAttgaagcataaaaagtacagaagaaaaaaaaacaaacaaactataACACAATGATAAACGACGGGACGGAGCTAGTCAAGAAGacgtaataaataaatattaaaacaaacacactaTAAAGGAAAGTATTACACTACGCATAAAAACAGAGCATTCTCATGCTAATACCGAAACAACTAAATTGCTAACAGCTAACTTTTAAACAACAAatctaaaaacaaacatacgcTCAAAAAGTCgtcttttaaaaaaaaaactatcataaacaatacaaaactATAATAAACGAATCAAACCTATAATCAAAAGCACCATTATCGGCGGTATACAAGTAAACaaaggcaaacaaataaacaaataaaaacacaacacacattaTAGTAAAAGCGTGAACATGAAATCGAATGTTTTCTGGTTGTGTGCATTGGCATTGCAGCATGCTGTGCGAACTAAACCTAACAAGTGAACCATTAAAACCTATACAGTAAACTGGAACCGATTGAGTAGTGAAATCCACTATCCGCTAACAAAGGAGACACACCTAACAATGCCTTAGAGAGGTTCTGACGGGCAGCTCAGTTCGGTTCGTACCTTTCACATTTGCATTATGTATGCCATCCACTGTTCGGCGAGCACactgttccgtttcggtccTCCACGCGTTTTTGTGTATGTTTCAACACTGGAAATGCGTTAACAATAATATGTGGCTCTTCCAGTACACGAACCAGTGACGGAGGAGAGCTGGGCCACTTTACACACACCCACCAATTGTGCAACGAGAATCTCTTCTCATTCTTAACCGCATTAGTAATATTTAACGAATACTTCAACGCCAGTGGCCTTATGCGAAGGTATAGCACGACCGATAGTGTAATTACACTGTGTGAGCCCTAGGAGACCTAGCAGCACAATCAAAGTCTCCACATTCGGTGCAATCTATTCATTGAACTTTCGAGGAACCCAGTTTACCCAGGTAAGATTTCGATGGAGAAGTGATGTGGAAATTGAACGACAAACATGATTCTTCGAAGCGAGCTCCTATGCTAAATATCTAATAATGTGCTCATAATCCATCCGCTTTTAAAGCCGTCAGTCGAAATTCGTCATTGTCGAGAGTGAACAACGAACTTAGTCTGGACCATCTCCCAGATAACCAGATTATGCTATTccaaaaaatgttcaaagatTCTATGAAAACTGCAAAACATATAAAGCAATCTAATAAAGCACCGAAAACATGTAAATGATCTAGAATCACCATCGCAACTCATGATGAAAGCATCTGACCTTCAATAAAGATGCAAATAATTTCTATCGAGTTAGTGTCCCTTGTCCAGGGCGCTTACAAAACGTGGTTCGAACACTATGAATTCTGCATAAGGTTTGCTAGAAAGATTGCTTGCTAAGTTTGCTAAATATAGCGCACAATACTAACATTAAACCTTTTTTAGCCCAATGCGAATACGAAGCGCAGTGATTGAAGTATAAGAGAGTTGAATGGCGAGTCTCTGCATAGCTCTCCAGTACCTTTCCATCAGGGATCCAATGCATAATTATCTAATAATTTTTGGGCAAACTGTAGCGTGGCAACTTCAAAGACGTCCTCTGCATGCATTGTAGCATGGAAATTAAATTGGTTTCTCTGTCCGCTGGTCTGTTTCGAGTACCGAGTGCCGCACCGAATAAAAGGACTGGTTAATTTGACATCATCAACAATTGATGTGGGCGACGAGTAGTGGGCTTATATTAATGTACCTAAG
Coding sequences within it:
- the LOC128268012 gene encoding uncharacterized protein LOC128268012 gives rise to the protein MAKVSASSHQDPTIIDMMEISKKRPPKLKSADRTVSMRIDNYSPRSAPAAGVGDPCEGGASFAGGSSPILLDSSLIVHHSPVERVSPVAMKKHLPDPKVFIRNEASPTSLKVDDPWSIARKQFRRSDTLHVYSPSMHQLRKATSFHSRSNSGGNPDEIVAAPIIRHSSVRHTHIYPSEYLVKQDSAGAGSAAGDADEKALSPVAAGGSSYHHSPNVGSNRRNCHMHRSFNFDQQQKRNAAFLRRDSVKFHSLGDDIPSEVIERSPREGKKFSSANASLENEIYRSRSNSRTDKKGESFSDFVSRQNSKKYNQKNSTISLDRALPYVAGSGGDSFRRSLMQHSNVHLLSPNQTFVDDFKPQKSPIFDQKKSYSLRYKNGRQDARDNFKAKKSKSFIVDLEPPHPAIISATSSPYRKNSMAFTADEADKIYKASQKLSSNLMLDGAGRVDISPIPMDIMDINYGVIMKTYQMNRQKLLNAPPKGRRKFADSRKKLEGGSFDDDTESSRKRKRIVCFVMGVFLALALLSVLAVLVTLTHTSSGSSSATQSKTQYTFARDTPIHAIPTYMVSKDSPKHYNGGN